One region of Vanessa cardui chromosome 20, ilVanCard2.1, whole genome shotgun sequence genomic DNA includes:
- the LOC124538633 gene encoding synaptotagmin-16 has translation MVANIGVITPTNVEATAYISAVAAFAVIVLVVLLFLGRRWCHSTVFGRKCCDDILTVNAAVTSPGLPIDNAQFDALSKPNHYPERIFTFEASDSDEELRLRIQQDKDGVECRYEEKNENQNQAKVEVDLIETAMRETSLRETKIDEVVPQRAEYIHTLEAQSSIESDVIAHNDTSLLCGESGSSQERGSVELTLLYDAPVRSMTVHMLQARSLPQKTQGQVLQSQVRIVLLPLKKQKFKSKIRNGENPQYMESFVLHKINPEDVHGLGLRIRIYGCERMRRQRLLGEATISFASLNLELENNLWLQLAPRQHHQPSLQLPKLDPNQSVTGVLASPSSITTVMSPGAAGGEACSLARSDSASSCCSTRSAPELLLGLQYNATTGYLSVEIIKGTHFRKLSPNKAPDTYVKLCLISSLGMEMGRCKSTTRRAQSNPLYKELFIFQVALFQLSEVTLMVSVWWRRSVKRNEMVGWFSLGHSSTGREEERHWQELCERQGQQVQRWHVLLDS, from the exons ATGGTGGCCAACATCGGTGTCATCACTCCGACTAATG TTGAGGCAACGGCATATATAAGTGCAGTAGCCGCATTTGCCGTGATCGTATTGGTGGTGCTACTGTTTCTGGGAAGGCGGTGGTGCCACTCTACGGTATTCGGGCGCAAATGTTGCGATGACATCCTTACCGTCAACGCTGCTGTAACGTCACCAGGCCTTCCAATCGACAATGCTCAATTTG ATGCTTTGTCGAAACCGAACCATTACCCAGAACGCATATTCACGTTCGAAGCCTCCGACTCAGATGAAGAGCTGCGCTTGCGCATACAACAG gATAAGGATGGGGTGGAATGTAGATACGAGGAAAAAAATGAGAACCAAAATCAGGCGAAGGTGGAAGTAGACCTTATAGAGACTGCAATGCGAGAGACAAGCCTTCGAGAGACAAAAATTGATGAGGTTGTTCCACAGCGTGCTGAGTATATCCATACCCTAGAGGCGCAGAGCAGCATCGAAAGCGATGTGATCGCTCataat GATACGTCCTTGCTCTGCGGTGAAAGCGGCAGTTCCCAAGAACGTGGTTCCGTAGAATTGACGCTGCTTTACGACGCTCCCGTGAGAAGTATGACCGTGCACATGCTACAAGCGCGCTCGTTACCGCAGAAAACTCAAGGCCAAGTACTACAGAGCCAG gtTCGAATCGTTCTGCTGCCACTGaagaaacaaaaatttaaatcaaaaattcgTAACGGGGAAAACCCACAGTATATGGAAAGTTTCGTGTTACACAAAATAAATCCGG AGGACGTTCATGGTCTTGGACTTCGTATCAGAATATATGGATGTGAGCGCATGCGCAGACAGCGATTGCTAGGCGAAGCCACTATCAGCTTCGCCTCGCTTAATTTGGAACTAGAAAACAATTTATGGTTGCAACTGGCACCTCGACAGCATCATCAACCTAGTCTGCAA TTACCAAAATTGGATCCCAATCAGTCGGTGACGGGAGTGTTGGCGAGCCCGTCGTCGATCACGACGGTGATGTCCCCGGGCGCAGCCGGCGGGGAGGCCTGCAGCCTGGCGCGCTCGGACTCCGCTTCCTCGTGCTGCAGCACGCGTTCCGCCCCAGAACTGCTACTAGGCCTGCAGTATAACGCTACCACCGGATACTTATCCGTTGAG ATTATAAAGGGCACCCACTTCCGCAAGTTGTCTCCGAACAAGGCGCCAGACACCTACGTTAAGCTCTGCCTCATCAGCTCGCTGGGAATGGAGATGGGTCGATGTAAATCCACCACGCGCCGCGCTCAGTCTAATCCGCTTTACAAGGAGCTCTTCATATTTCAG GTGGCTCTATTCCAACTGAGCGAGGTGACGCTGATGGTGTCCGTGTGGTGGCGACGCAGCGTGAAGCGCAACGAGATGGTGGGCTGGTTTTCGCTTGGGCACAGTTCCACAGGAAGAGAGGAGGAGCGGCACTGGCAGGAACTGTGTGAGAGGCAAGGACAGCAG GTGCAACGCTGGCACGTGTTGCTCGACTCCTGA